One window of the Eucalyptus grandis isolate ANBG69807.140 chromosome 8, ASM1654582v1, whole genome shotgun sequence genome contains the following:
- the LOC104428690 gene encoding uncharacterized protein LOC104428690 isoform X2, with protein MFAQNLQDMSSMCSSSLRLLLPPWRRKNACLLLPLCSKRQHSLVIRAVSSSSSSENDDAAPKPRRIQVGYDPAEELLGLEVDLPSRNAISGAPRPRSWFGPNGQYIRELPCPSCRGRGYTPCTDCGIERSRLDCSQCSGKGIVTCHQCLGECVIWEESIDEQPWEKARSISPFKVKEDDEVDNLDIKLDVRKKSKRVYQSTSPEVGLKISRALKSLNEKTGLFSNRMKIIHRDPMLHAQRVAAIKEEKFPKRLPPNYSLSTVRP; from the exons ATGTTTGCCCAGAATTTACAAGACATGTCCTCCATGTGTTCTTCCTCTCTGCGACTTCTCTTGCCTCCTTGGAGACGCAAGAATGCTTGCCTCTTGCTCCCCTTGTGTTCCAAGAGACAGCATTCCCTCGTCATCCGCGCAGtttcgtcttcctcctcctcggaGAACGATGATGCAGCGCCAAAGCCCAGGCGGATCCAG GTGGGTTATGATCCAGCCGAGGAGTTACTGGGGCTCGAGGTCGATTTGCCCTCGAG AAATGCCATTTCTGGTGCACCCAGACCGAGGTCCTGGTTTGGTCCTAATGGTCAGTATATAAGAGAGCTACCTTGCCCAAGTTGTCGGGGAAGGGGTTATACTCCTTGTACTGATTGCGGGATTGAAAGATCAAGACTGGACTGTTCACAGTGCAGTGGAAAG GGTATAGTGACCTGCCATCAGTGCCTGGGCGAATGTGTTATATGGGAAGAATCAATTGATGAACAACCTTGGGAGAAAGCCCGATCCAT TTCTCCATTCAAAGTGAAGGAGGATGATGAAGTTGATAATCTAGACATAAAGCTGGATGTAAGGAAGAAGTCAAAGCGAGTATACCAGTCAACTTCTCCTGAAGTTGGCCTGAAGATCAGCCGAGCACTTAAA AGTCTCAATGAGAAAACTGGACTATTTAGCAATAGAATGAAGATTATTCACCGTGATCCCATGCTTCATGCGCAAAGAGTGGCTGCAATCAag gaagagaaatttcctAAGAGGCTTCCACCAAATTATAGCTTGTCAACAGTTAGACCTTGA
- the LOC104428690 gene encoding uncharacterized protein LOC104428690 isoform X1 produces the protein MFAQNLQDMSSMCSSSLRLLLPPWRRKNACLLLPLCSKRQHSLVIRAVSSSSSSENDDAAPKPRRIQVGYDPAEELLGLEVDLPSRNAISGAPRPRSWFGPNGQYIRELPCPSCRGRGYTPCTDCGIERSRLDCSQCSGKGIVTCHQCLGECVIWEESIDEQPWEKARSISPFKVKEDDEVDNLDIKLDVRKKSKRVYQSTSPEVGLKISRALKSLNEKTGLFSNRMKIIHRDPMLHAQRVAAIKQTKGTPAARKRASELQKAFFSDPENRRKRSIAMKGIQFYCSYCGREGHRSYYCPELRDSLIDRRFRCRICGEKGHNRRTCKKPGWRYNKSPATKFPHCRICGQSGHNRRTCRKRVGAIRVSDDTKK, from the exons ATGTTTGCCCAGAATTTACAAGACATGTCCTCCATGTGTTCTTCCTCTCTGCGACTTCTCTTGCCTCCTTGGAGACGCAAGAATGCTTGCCTCTTGCTCCCCTTGTGTTCCAAGAGACAGCATTCCCTCGTCATCCGCGCAGtttcgtcttcctcctcctcggaGAACGATGATGCAGCGCCAAAGCCCAGGCGGATCCAG GTGGGTTATGATCCAGCCGAGGAGTTACTGGGGCTCGAGGTCGATTTGCCCTCGAG AAATGCCATTTCTGGTGCACCCAGACCGAGGTCCTGGTTTGGTCCTAATGGTCAGTATATAAGAGAGCTACCTTGCCCAAGTTGTCGGGGAAGGGGTTATACTCCTTGTACTGATTGCGGGATTGAAAGATCAAGACTGGACTGTTCACAGTGCAGTGGAAAG GGTATAGTGACCTGCCATCAGTGCCTGGGCGAATGTGTTATATGGGAAGAATCAATTGATGAACAACCTTGGGAGAAAGCCCGATCCAT TTCTCCATTCAAAGTGAAGGAGGATGATGAAGTTGATAATCTAGACATAAAGCTGGATGTAAGGAAGAAGTCAAAGCGAGTATACCAGTCAACTTCTCCTGAAGTTGGCCTGAAGATCAGCCGAGCACTTAAA AGTCTCAATGAGAAAACTGGACTATTTAGCAATAGAATGAAGATTATTCACCGTGATCCCATGCTTCATGCGCAAAGAGTGGCTGCAATCAag CAAACCAAAGGAACTCCTGCAGCAAGGAAACGTGCTTCTGAACTGCAGAAAGCTTTCTTCAGTGATCCTGAAAACCGCCGCAAGAGGAGCATAGCCATGAAAG GCATTCAATTTTACTGTTCATACTGTGGACGTGAAGGACATAGGAGTTATTATTGTCCTGAACTTAGAGACAGTTTGATTGACAGGCGTTTCAGATGTCGGATCTGTGGAGAAAAGGGCCACAATAGAAGAACTTGTAAAAAGCCAGGGTGGAGATACAACAAAAGTCCTGCCACTAAGTTTCCTCATTGCAGAATTTGCGGTCAAAGTGGCCATAATCGCCGGACATGCCGTAAGAGAGTCGGGGCCATTCGAGTCAGTGATGATACAAAAAAGTAA
- the LOC104428691 gene encoding uncharacterized protein LOC104428691, giving the protein MGLGPKQPQFCLKWPWDIHRNDTDPKGCSFETPWLFKSLQNVGSLASNLVVSALKPPLSHDPSSQSSPLVAGNGKGKVLKSQKKGLSAAEQGEAEQRAFASALASRKEATVIEFYSPKCRLCSSLLKFVLEVEGRNSDWLNIVMADAENEMWLPELLHYDIRYVPCFVLLDKNGSALAKTGVPSSRLHVIAGLSHLLKMKRPQNK; this is encoded by the exons ATGGGTCTTGGTCCCAAACAGCCTCAGTTTTGCTTGAAGTGGCCATGGGACATCCACCGGAACGACACTGACCCCAAAGGCTGTAGCTTTGAAACTCCGTGGTTGTTCAAATCTTTGCAGAACGTGGGCTCTCTGGCTTCCAATCTCGTCGTCTCCGCCTTAAAACCTCCTCTTTCTCATGACCCATCTTCTCAATCCTCGCCCTTAGTCGCTGGAAACGGTAAAGGCAAGGTCTTGAAGTCGCAAAAGAAGGGCTTGAGCGCTGCAGAGCAAGGGGAGGCGGAGCAGAGGGCGTTTGCCTCTGCTTTGGCCAGTCGGAAGGAGGCCACTGTGATCGAGTTCTACTCGCCCAAGTGCAGGCTGTGTAGTTCTCTGCTCAAGTTTGTTCTGGAGGTGGAGGGGCGGAATTCGGATTGGCTCAACATTGTTATGGCCGATGCAGAGAACGAGATGTGGCTTCCTGAG CTTCTCCACTATGACATTAGATATGTTCCTTGCTTTGTGCTTTTGGACAAAAATGGGAGCGCACTGGCAAAAACAGGTGTTCCAAGCAGTAGGCTTCATGTAATAGCTGGCCTGTCTCATCTTCTCAAAATGAAGCGTCCGCAAAACAAATGA
- the LOC104428690 gene encoding uncharacterized protein LOC104428690 isoform X3, with protein MFAQNLQDMSSMCSSSLRLLLPPWRRKNACLLLPLCSKRQHSLVIRAVSSSSSSENDDAAPKPRRIQVGYDPAEELLGLEVDLPSRNAISGAPRPRSWFGPNGQYIRELPCPSCRGRGYTPCTDCGIERSRLDCSQCSGKGIVTCHQCLGECVIWEESIDEQPWEKARSISPFKVKEDDEVDNLDIKLDVRKKSKRVYQSTSPEVGLKISRALKSLNEKTGLFSNRMKIIHRDPMLHAQRVAAIKF; from the exons ATGTTTGCCCAGAATTTACAAGACATGTCCTCCATGTGTTCTTCCTCTCTGCGACTTCTCTTGCCTCCTTGGAGACGCAAGAATGCTTGCCTCTTGCTCCCCTTGTGTTCCAAGAGACAGCATTCCCTCGTCATCCGCGCAGtttcgtcttcctcctcctcggaGAACGATGATGCAGCGCCAAAGCCCAGGCGGATCCAG GTGGGTTATGATCCAGCCGAGGAGTTACTGGGGCTCGAGGTCGATTTGCCCTCGAG AAATGCCATTTCTGGTGCACCCAGACCGAGGTCCTGGTTTGGTCCTAATGGTCAGTATATAAGAGAGCTACCTTGCCCAAGTTGTCGGGGAAGGGGTTATACTCCTTGTACTGATTGCGGGATTGAAAGATCAAGACTGGACTGTTCACAGTGCAGTGGAAAG GGTATAGTGACCTGCCATCAGTGCCTGGGCGAATGTGTTATATGGGAAGAATCAATTGATGAACAACCTTGGGAGAAAGCCCGATCCAT TTCTCCATTCAAAGTGAAGGAGGATGATGAAGTTGATAATCTAGACATAAAGCTGGATGTAAGGAAGAAGTCAAAGCGAGTATACCAGTCAACTTCTCCTGAAGTTGGCCTGAAGATCAGCCGAGCACTTAAA AGTCTCAATGAGAAAACTGGACTATTTAGCAATAGAATGAAGATTATTCACCGTGATCCCATGCTTCATGCGCAAAGAGTGGCTGCAATCAag TTCTGA